From the genome of Methylomonas sp. UP202, one region includes:
- the rpmD gene encoding 50S ribosomal protein L30 yields MSDKVLSVTMTKSKNGRLKNHQECLKGLGLRKIRQTVRVIDTPENRGMINKVAYMVKVEEV; encoded by the coding sequence ATGTCTGACAAAGTATTGAGCGTCACGATGACCAAAAGCAAGAACGGTCGCTTGAAAAATCACCAAGAGTGTTTGAAAGGGCTTGGGCTGAGGAAAATTAGGCAGACTGTACGAGTCATCGATACCCCCGAGAACCGCGGCATGATTAATAAGGTCGCGTACATGGTTAAGGTCGAGGAAGTCTAA
- the rplO gene encoding 50S ribosomal protein L15, translating into MFLNTIQASEGARKKAKRVGRGIGCTDGKTCGRGHKGQKARAGGFHKVGFEGGQMPLQRRLPKVGFTSHLKKFTSEVRLSEINSLTDEIVDIQVLIANNVVPVFTKKVKVVNTGVVNRVFTVKGLAVTAGAVSTIEAAGGKVEA; encoded by the coding sequence ATGTTTTTAAATACTATCCAAGCATCCGAAGGTGCTAGAAAAAAAGCGAAACGTGTGGGCCGGGGTATCGGCTGTACTGATGGTAAGACTTGCGGAAGAGGGCATAAAGGTCAAAAAGCTCGGGCTGGCGGTTTTCACAAAGTTGGCTTCGAGGGCGGTCAGATGCCATTGCAGCGTCGTCTGCCTAAAGTCGGATTCACGTCTCATCTTAAGAAATTTACCTCTGAAGTAAGGTTGTCAGAAATCAATTCGCTTACTGATGAGATCGTTGATATTCAGGTCTTAATTGCGAACAACGTTGTCCCTGTTTTCACAAAAAAAGTCAAAGTCGTGAACACTGGCGTTGTTAATCGTGTTTTTACGGTTAAAGGGTTGGCTGTAACGGCGGGTGCGGTATCAACTATCGAAGCTGCTGGCGGCAAAGTAGAGGCGTAA
- the secY gene encoding preprotein translocase subunit SecY translates to MSAKGFDVAAGTFRFAELKSRLLFVLGAFVVYRVGAHIPVPGIDPKALATMFEQQSGSILNMFNMFSGGALMRLSLFALGIMPYISASIIMQLMTIVIPAMEQLKKEGESGRRKISQYTRYGTVVLAMFQSVGISVALQNQTAGGLAVVIQPGIGFVVVTAITLVTGTIFLMWLGEQVTERGIGNGISLLIFAGIVSGLPSAIGGTLELARTGEMNGAFIVLLFVLAIIVTGVVVFVERGQRRITINYPKRQQGNKVYGGQSSFLPLKLNMAGVIPPIFASSIILFPATIAGWFGNVDGFAWLQDISSVLSPGQPIYVLCYAIAIVFFCFFYTALVFNSKETAENLKKSGAYLPGIRPGQHTTHYIDKVMTRLTLIGAVYITLICLLPEFLIVYWNVPFSFGGTSLLIIVVVVMDFISQMQTHLMSQQYEGLMKKANLKKS, encoded by the coding sequence GTGAGTGCGAAAGGGTTTGATGTGGCAGCCGGCACGTTTCGGTTTGCGGAGTTAAAATCGCGGTTGTTGTTTGTCTTGGGTGCTTTCGTGGTGTATCGCGTAGGCGCTCATATTCCCGTGCCAGGCATCGATCCTAAAGCGCTTGCTACCATGTTTGAGCAGCAATCGGGTTCTATATTGAACATGTTTAACATGTTCTCTGGCGGGGCTTTGATGCGGCTCAGTTTATTCGCCTTAGGGATCATGCCCTATATTTCAGCCTCTATTATTATGCAGCTGATGACAATAGTCATTCCTGCGATGGAGCAGTTAAAGAAAGAGGGTGAATCCGGTCGCCGTAAGATCTCTCAATATACCCGCTACGGTACGGTAGTGTTGGCTATGTTTCAATCGGTAGGGATTTCTGTCGCGTTACAGAATCAGACGGCGGGCGGTTTGGCTGTCGTTATACAGCCGGGTATCGGGTTCGTCGTGGTAACCGCAATTACGCTGGTCACTGGCACGATATTTTTGATGTGGCTAGGCGAGCAAGTAACCGAGCGGGGCATAGGTAATGGCATATCCCTGCTTATATTCGCAGGTATTGTTTCCGGATTGCCGTCGGCTATCGGAGGGACTCTTGAGCTTGCGAGAACTGGCGAAATGAATGGTGCTTTTATCGTGCTGTTGTTCGTACTCGCAATTATAGTTACGGGGGTTGTCGTCTTTGTAGAGCGAGGGCAAAGGCGGATCACAATCAACTACCCAAAACGTCAGCAAGGGAATAAGGTTTACGGCGGTCAAAGCTCCTTTCTTCCTCTAAAGTTGAACATGGCCGGGGTGATACCGCCTATCTTCGCGTCCAGCATTATTCTGTTTCCGGCCACTATAGCCGGTTGGTTCGGAAACGTCGATGGATTTGCTTGGTTGCAAGACATTTCTTCGGTGTTGTCTCCAGGGCAACCCATTTATGTGCTTTGCTACGCTATTGCTATCGTTTTTTTCTGTTTTTTCTACACGGCATTGGTGTTCAATTCGAAAGAAACAGCTGAGAATCTGAAAAAGTCCGGGGCTTATCTTCCAGGTATTCGGCCAGGCCAGCATACAACGCACTATATCGATAAAGTCATGACCCGGTTGACATTAATCGGAGCGGTTTATATCACTCTAATTTGCTTGTTACCCGAGTTTTTAATTGTGTATTGGAATGTTCCTTTTTCCTTTGGCGGTACTTCTTTGCTGATTATCGTCGTGGTTGTGATGGATTTCATATCTCAGATGCAAACGCATTTGATGTCGCAGCAATACGAAGGATTAATGAAAAAAGCCAATTTGAAAAAGTCTTAA
- the rpmJ gene encoding 50S ribosomal protein L36 — protein sequence MKVRASIKTICKSCKVIKRNGVVRVICKDGRHKQRQG from the coding sequence ATGAAAGTGCGCGCCTCGATAAAAACTATCTGTAAAAGTTGTAAAGTGATCAAGAGAAATGGTGTGGTCCGCGTGATTTGCAAGGACGGACGTCATAAGCAGCGTCAAGGCTAA
- the rpsM gene encoding 30S ribosomal protein S13, producing MARIAGINVADHKHAEIALTAIYGIGRQTARNICDQIGVLPTVKIKDLTEEQVEAIRKVISGMTVEGDLRREVSMNIKRLMDLGCYRGIRHRRGLPLRGQRTRTNARTRKGPRKPVTK from the coding sequence ATGGCTCGTATTGCCGGTATTAACGTGGCTGACCATAAGCATGCGGAGATCGCGTTAACAGCGATTTATGGGATTGGCAGGCAGACTGCTAGAAACATCTGCGATCAAATCGGGGTGTTGCCAACCGTTAAAATTAAAGACTTGACCGAAGAACAAGTTGAAGCAATCCGGAAAGTCATTTCAGGTATGACTGTAGAAGGCGACTTGCGTCGTGAAGTGTCTATGAATATTAAGCGTTTGATGGATTTGGGCTGCTATCGCGGGATCAGGCATCGGCGTGGGCTGCCTCTCAGAGGGCAGCGAACCAGAACCAATGCCAGGACTCGTAAAGGTCCTAGAAAACCAGTTACCAAGTAA
- the rpsK gene encoding 30S ribosomal protein S11 — protein MATQNRVKKRVKKEVADGIAHVHASFNNTIVTITDRKGNALSWATSGGSGFRGSRKSTPFAAQVAAEKAGAVAQEYGMKNLDVMIKGPGPGRESAVRSLNSMGFKISNIVDVTPIPHNGCRPPKKRRV, from the coding sequence ATGGCAACCCAAAATCGAGTAAAAAAGCGTGTTAAGAAAGAAGTCGCTGATGGCATAGCTCATGTCCATGCTTCGTTCAACAACACTATTGTTACTATAACTGATCGCAAAGGCAATGCGCTGTCTTGGGCGACGTCCGGAGGCTCAGGCTTTCGCGGATCCAGAAAGAGTACACCCTTCGCTGCTCAGGTAGCCGCCGAAAAGGCTGGCGCTGTTGCTCAGGAATATGGCATGAAAAACCTCGATGTCATGATTAAGGGGCCCGGACCCGGAAGAGAGTCGGCTGTTCGGTCGCTTAACAGCATGGGTTTTAAAATTTCAAACATCGTGGACGTCACTCCCATTCCTCATAATGGCTGCCGTCCACCAAAAAAACGTCGCGTTTAG
- the rpsD gene encoding 30S ribosomal protein S4: MARYLGPACKLSRREGTDLFLKSRGKSLEAKCKLDQRPGQHGAKRTRNSDYALQLRAKQRLRRIYGVLEKQFRNYYKAADQKKGATGQNLLNFLESRLDNVVYRMGYAATRAEARQLVSHKAVIVNDKLINIPSFQVSVGDQIKIREKSKTQQRIKDALVVAEQYGFPAWVEVNAKEMSGVFKSVPDRIDLGSDINEQLVVELYSK; encoded by the coding sequence ATGGCAAGATATCTTGGCCCTGCTTGTAAACTGAGCCGTAGGGAAGGTACTGATTTATTTTTGAAAAGTAGAGGTAAATCTCTAGAGGCCAAATGTAAGTTAGATCAACGACCCGGGCAGCATGGCGCTAAACGTACAAGAAACTCCGACTACGCGCTGCAGTTAAGGGCGAAGCAACGGTTGCGCAGAATTTACGGCGTCCTGGAAAAACAATTTAGAAATTACTATAAAGCCGCAGACCAAAAGAAAGGCGCGACTGGTCAGAACTTGCTGAATTTCCTGGAAAGCCGCTTGGATAACGTGGTTTACAGAATGGGTTACGCGGCTACCCGCGCTGAGGCCCGTCAACTGGTATCTCACAAAGCAGTAATTGTGAATGACAAGTTGATCAACATTCCGTCGTTTCAAGTCTCGGTTGGCGACCAAATCAAAATCAGGGAAAAGTCAAAAACTCAGCAACGCATTAAAGATGCGTTGGTCGTCGCTGAACAATACGGGTTCCCGGCTTGGGTAGAAGTGAACGCCAAAGAAATGAGCGGTGTGTTCAAATCCGTACCAGATCGTATCGATTTGGGTTCGGACATCAACGAACAGTTGGTTGTCGAGCTTTACTCCAAGTAA
- the rpoA gene encoding DNA-directed RNA polymerase subunit alpha produces the protein MQSSIGGLLKPRLVEVVNETANHSRIVIEPLERGFGHSLGNALRRVMLSSIPGCAVTEISIEGVLHEFTTLEGVQEDVIDIILNLKKLAVVVHSRDEVTLTLSKKGVGSVSAGDIDLPHNVEIINPELVIANITQPECALNVKIKVERGRGYVPASVRKEQNEDAPVGVLMVDSSFSPIVKVAYHVESTRVEQRTNLDRLVIELETNGTVDPEQAIKLAASILHDQLSVFVDFEKVNERVEEEVVIEEETFDPILLRPVDDLELTVRSANCLKAENIFYIGDLIQRTEVELLRTPNLGKKSLTEIKDILAIKGLSLGMRLENWPPENLADQSQSGI, from the coding sequence ATGCAGAGTTCTATTGGCGGCCTTTTAAAACCCAGACTAGTCGAGGTTGTTAACGAAACGGCCAACCACTCAAGAATCGTTATTGAGCCTTTAGAGCGCGGTTTTGGGCATTCTTTGGGTAACGCGTTGCGCCGTGTCATGTTGTCGTCTATACCCGGTTGCGCGGTTACCGAAATCTCGATCGAAGGCGTTTTGCACGAGTTTACTACGCTGGAAGGAGTTCAAGAAGACGTCATCGACATCATTTTGAATTTGAAAAAGCTTGCGGTGGTAGTGCATTCTCGAGACGAAGTCACGTTGACTCTCTCCAAGAAAGGAGTCGGTTCTGTTTCGGCTGGCGACATCGATTTGCCCCATAATGTTGAGATCATAAATCCTGAGCTGGTGATCGCCAATATCACGCAACCGGAATGCGCGCTGAACGTCAAAATTAAGGTTGAGCGTGGTCGCGGTTACGTACCCGCCAGCGTTAGAAAGGAACAAAATGAAGACGCCCCGGTTGGCGTTTTGATGGTCGACTCGTCATTTAGCCCGATTGTTAAGGTTGCATACCACGTCGAGAGTACGCGTGTTGAGCAGCGCACGAACCTGGATCGGTTAGTAATCGAACTGGAAACGAACGGCACAGTTGATCCAGAGCAGGCTATTAAGTTAGCTGCTTCCATTCTCCATGATCAATTGTCGGTTTTTGTTGACTTCGAGAAAGTTAACGAAAGGGTGGAAGAAGAAGTTGTTATCGAAGAAGAAACCTTCGACCCTATCCTATTGCGTCCAGTAGACGATCTGGAGTTGACCGTAAGGTCTGCAAACTGTTTGAAGGCAGAGAATATTTTCTACATCGGGGATCTTATACAGCGCACCGAAGTTGAGCTATTGCGCACCCCTAACTTGGGAAAAAAATCGCTTACCGAAATCAAGGATATCTTGGCCATTAAAGGTCTGTCGCTAGGTATGAGGCTTGAAAACTGGCCGCCAGAGAATTTGGCCGATCAGTCACAATCAGGCATTTGA
- the rplQ gene encoding 50S ribosomal protein L17, translated as MRHRKSGRQLNKNSSHRKALFSNMACSLFKHELIKTTLPKAKELRMIAEPLITLSKIDSVAKRRQAFSKLRDRDVVTKLFNELGPRYQSRNGGYLRIIKCGFRPGDDAPMAYVELVDRPEPAQASAE; from the coding sequence ATGAGACACCGTAAATCTGGAAGACAGCTTAATAAAAACAGTAGCCACCGTAAAGCCCTATTTAGCAATATGGCCTGTTCGTTGTTTAAGCACGAGTTGATTAAAACTACTTTGCCGAAAGCCAAAGAGTTGCGCATGATTGCTGAACCTCTGATTACCCTTTCGAAAATTGATTCAGTAGCTAAGCGCAGGCAAGCTTTCTCTAAGCTGCGTGACCGTGATGTGGTTACTAAACTGTTTAACGAACTGGGGCCCCGTTATCAATCTAGAAATGGCGGCTATCTGCGCATCATTAAATGCGGGTTTAGGCCCGGGGACGACGCGCCGATGGCTTATGTCGAATTGGTTGATCGGCCTGAGCCGGCTCAGGCGTCCGCTGAGTAA
- a CDS encoding DNA-deoxyinosine glycosylase, with protein MTIIESFQAIADKNARILVLGSIPGIRSLQDQQYYAHPRNQFWPIICKLLSINPDSAYVERLNKLTLSGVALWDVMKRCRRPGSMDSDIDFTSVVINDFDSFFESHGKIEAILFNGATADKIFNKHYYSEAFTEKIKRYRLPSTSPANAAMSFEQKLENWRVLPELLNRRLQESQ; from the coding sequence ATGACGATAATCGAGAGCTTCCAAGCTATCGCTGACAAGAATGCCAGAATACTTGTCCTGGGCAGCATACCCGGCATTCGCTCTCTGCAAGATCAGCAATATTATGCTCATCCCAGGAATCAATTCTGGCCGATCATTTGTAAGCTACTAAGCATCAATCCCGATTCGGCTTATGTCGAACGATTAAACAAACTTACCCTATCGGGCGTCGCATTGTGGGATGTAATGAAGAGATGCCGCCGCCCCGGCAGCATGGATTCCGATATAGACTTTACCAGCGTCGTAATCAATGACTTCGATAGCTTCTTCGAAAGCCACGGCAAAATTGAAGCAATATTATTTAACGGCGCGACTGCCGACAAAATATTCAACAAGCATTACTATAGCGAGGCGTTTACCGAAAAAATTAAGCGCTACCGCTTACCTTCAACTAGCCCAGCCAATGCCGCGATGAGCTTCGAACAGAAACTGGAAAATTGGCGTGTGCTACCTGAACTCCTCAATCGCCGCCTTCAGGAGTCTCAATAG
- a CDS encoding Smr/MutS family protein produces MPHVSKKTANPAAYVTKKTTTPEETTLFREAVGKVKEIKADTVILRPNKSPPPRPKPKLPEIVDPLEIPLDDVPSRLFQEDQMLFAVPGVQKNVLKKLRKGHYDLDAEIDLHGLSSRSAQSQLLNFLHRCVEKGCRCLLIIHGKGYNSPDQLPVLKNDINIWLRQHRDVLAFCSAPRSHGGAGALLVLLRLSDKFADKDDDL; encoded by the coding sequence TTGCCGCATGTTAGCAAAAAAACCGCAAATCCAGCAGCTTACGTGACAAAAAAAACCACAACGCCTGAAGAGACCACGCTTTTTCGCGAGGCCGTCGGCAAGGTCAAAGAAATCAAAGCCGACACGGTCATTTTACGACCCAATAAGAGCCCGCCTCCCAGGCCGAAACCTAAATTGCCAGAGATTGTCGATCCTTTGGAAATACCGTTGGACGATGTACCTTCCCGTTTATTTCAAGAAGACCAAATGCTATTCGCCGTGCCGGGCGTACAAAAGAACGTATTAAAAAAACTACGTAAGGGGCATTACGACCTAGACGCCGAAATCGATCTGCACGGCCTAAGTAGTCGCTCGGCGCAAAGCCAGCTATTGAACTTTTTACACCGCTGCGTTGAAAAAGGCTGTCGCTGCTTATTGATTATTCACGGCAAAGGCTACAATTCGCCGGATCAACTGCCAGTTTTAAAAAACGACATCAATATTTGGCTACGTCAGCACCGAGACGTATTAGCTTTCTGTTCCGCACCCAGAAGTCACGGTGGCGCGGGCGCGCTACTGGTGTTGTTGCGGCTATCCGATAAATTCGCCGACAAGGATGACGACCTTTAA
- the surE gene encoding 5'/3'-nucleotidase SurE — MHILISNDDGYLAQGINTLAAALRPFAKVSVVAPDKNRSAASNSLTLDMPLRATVCENGFVRVDGTPTDCVHLAITGLLADEPDMVFAGINHGANLGDDVIYSGTVAAATEGRFLGLPAVAISLVGHNAKHFDTAAQVAVTLLNKMQFRPLPEDTLLNVNVPDLPFSEIKGFLSTRLGQRHKAEAVIRGSDPRGQTIYWVGPPGAEQDAGPGTDFDAVKNGYVSVTPLQLDLTRYERLEGLRDWLALDA, encoded by the coding sequence ATGCATATTCTGATCAGCAACGACGACGGCTATTTGGCGCAGGGCATCAATACCTTGGCCGCAGCTCTCAGACCATTCGCCAAGGTTTCGGTAGTCGCCCCCGATAAGAACCGTAGCGCCGCCAGTAATTCGTTGACGTTGGATATGCCGCTTAGGGCGACCGTGTGCGAGAACGGTTTCGTTCGGGTTGACGGGACGCCTACCGATTGCGTGCATCTAGCCATTACCGGATTGTTGGCGGATGAACCCGATATGGTCTTCGCCGGCATCAATCACGGTGCGAACCTGGGGGATGACGTGATTTACTCGGGGACAGTCGCCGCCGCTACCGAGGGACGTTTTCTCGGATTGCCGGCGGTGGCTATCTCATTGGTTGGGCACAATGCCAAGCATTTCGATACGGCGGCCCAAGTAGCGGTGACTTTGCTAAACAAAATGCAATTTCGGCCTTTGCCGGAGGACACCTTGTTGAATGTCAACGTGCCCGATTTGCCGTTTTCCGAAATTAAGGGCTTCTTGTCTACTCGGCTTGGTCAGCGGCATAAAGCCGAGGCGGTCATTCGCGGATCTGATCCGCGGGGGCAAACCATCTATTGGGTGGGGCCGCCTGGTGCCGAGCAGGATGCCGGTCCCGGAACCGACTTCGACGCCGTTAAGAACGGCTATGTGTCAGTCACTCCGCTACAGCTGGATTTAACTCGCTACGAGCGTTTGGAGGGACTGCGCGACTGGCTGGCATTGGACGCATAA
- a CDS encoding protein-L-isoaspartate(D-aspartate) O-methyltransferase — MSRRIQGIGMTSRRTRERMISRLRQQGISDNKVLAVMADTPRHIFVDEALESRAYEDTALPIGHNQTISQPYIVAKMTELLLQSAVPAKVLEIGTGCGYQTAILAKLVSQVYTVERIAPLMKKARDTLWELNIKTVGFKHTDGGWGWPEHAPFEGILAAAAPAEVPEALLQQLAVGGVLVIPVGQEGKQYLHRIVRTDEGYLDEVIERVTFVPFLSGVTG, encoded by the coding sequence ATGAGTCGACGAATACAAGGCATCGGTATGACCTCGCGGCGCACCCGCGAGCGTATGATCTCCCGGCTACGCCAGCAAGGAATTTCCGATAACAAAGTGTTGGCAGTCATGGCCGACACTCCCCGCCATATTTTCGTCGACGAGGCTTTAGAGAGTCGCGCCTACGAAGACACTGCATTGCCGATTGGGCACAATCAAACGATCTCGCAGCCGTACATCGTCGCGAAAATGACTGAGTTACTGCTGCAATCCGCTGTTCCCGCCAAGGTTTTGGAGATCGGTACCGGTTGCGGTTACCAGACGGCTATCCTCGCCAAACTGGTCAGTCAGGTTTACACCGTTGAGCGAATTGCTCCTTTGATGAAAAAAGCACGCGATACCTTATGGGAGTTGAACATCAAGACTGTCGGTTTCAAGCATACCGATGGTGGATGGGGCTGGCCCGAACATGCGCCGTTCGAGGGCATCTTGGCTGCGGCGGCTCCCGCCGAAGTGCCGGAAGCTCTATTGCAACAGTTGGCGGTCGGGGGGGTGCTGGTGATACCGGTCGGTCAAGAGGGGAAGCAGTATTTGCATCGTATTGTGCGTACCGACGAAGGTTATTTGGACGAAGTGATCGAACGCGTCACTTTTGTGCCGTTTCTGTCGGGTGTTACCGGGTAA